A portion of the Flavobacterium limnophilum genome contains these proteins:
- a CDS encoding carbonic anhydrase family protein has product MKTHTKETQAQINPRKALEILQEGNDRFIKNLKANRNLLQQANETVEGQWPFATILSCIDSRTSAELIFDQGLGDIFSVRIAGNVVNTDILGSMEFACKLAGSKLIVVLGHTKCGAVKGACDHVEMGNLTELLSKIQPAVYQEKTTKTDRTSKNSGFVENVSTINVKRTVKNIIERSFILEQMVENGAIGVVGAMHDIETGKVTFYTDVMYIRDDKNPKFSVADLRH; this is encoded by the coding sequence ATGAAAACACATACAAAAGAAACACAAGCACAAATAAACCCAAGAAAAGCTTTGGAGATATTGCAAGAAGGAAATGATAGATTTATCAAAAATTTGAAAGCCAACCGCAATTTATTGCAGCAGGCCAACGAGACTGTTGAAGGTCAATGGCCATTTGCCACAATACTAAGTTGCATTGACAGCAGAACATCGGCCGAACTAATTTTTGACCAAGGCCTGGGCGACATCTTTTCGGTAAGAATTGCTGGAAATGTTGTCAATACCGACATTCTGGGAAGCATGGAATTCGCCTGTAAATTGGCCGGTTCAAAACTAATCGTGGTTTTGGGACACACCAAATGCGGTGCCGTTAAAGGGGCTTGCGACCATGTAGAAATGGGTAACCTTACCGAATTATTGTCAAAAATACAACCGGCAGTTTACCAAGAAAAAACGACCAAAACCGACAGGACATCAAAAAATAGTGGTTTTGTGGAAAATGTATCGACAATAAATGTAAAAAGAACCGTAAAAAACATAATCGAGCGCAGTTTTATTTTGGAGCAAATGGTAGAAAACGGGGCAATTGGAGTTGTAGGAGCCATGCATGACATCGAAACTGGGAAAGTAACTTTTTATACCGACGTCATGTACATCAGGGACGACAAAAACCCAAAATTCTCGGTAGCCGATTTAAGACATTAG
- a CDS encoding SulP family inorganic anion transporter, whose protein sequence is MTKKINLFANLKSDFASGLVVFLVALPLCLGIAMASGAPLFSGIISGIIGGIVVGYLSKSHISVSGPAAGLTAIVLTAITDLGAFDVFLTAVFIAGLIQLALGFIKAGSISNYFPTNVIEGMLAGIGVIIILKQLPHAFGYDSDFEGNHGFSQLDGGNTFSSLFNILNYLQLGSVFIAALSLIILISWDKVPFLKKLKLIPGALIAVILGVVLNEFFIATGSSLAISKEHLVSLPVPSSFEEFKEIIVTPNFSGITNPKVWIVGLTIAIVASIETLLCIEASDRMDVHKRYTDTNVELKAQGIGNIVSSLLGGLPMTSVVVRSSANNNAGAKSKMSTIIHGVLLLISVLTIPVILNKIPLATLAAILLLVGYKLAKPATFKHFWSNGKYQFVPFIATFAAVVFLDLLKGVALGMIISVFAILRGNMKRAYYFRKEEYHDGDVIHIDLAQEVSFLNKAAIKLTLSKIPENSKVIINAKNTVYIAHDVLDLIKEFKKIRAKEENIKVKLVGFKKEYELENTGEEEKHVFVSHT, encoded by the coding sequence ATGACAAAAAAAATCAATCTTTTTGCCAACCTTAAATCTGATTTTGCATCAGGTTTAGTGGTTTTTTTGGTGGCGCTCCCGTTGTGTTTAGGTATAGCAATGGCTTCAGGCGCACCGTTATTTTCAGGTATAATTTCCGGCATCATTGGCGGTATAGTCGTGGGGTATTTAAGCAAATCCCATATTAGCGTTTCTGGTCCAGCTGCAGGATTGACAGCAATAGTGTTAACGGCAATTACCGATTTGGGAGCGTTTGACGTTTTTTTGACAGCTGTTTTCATTGCAGGTTTAATACAATTGGCACTCGGATTCATTAAAGCCGGGAGCATTTCGAATTATTTTCCGACCAATGTAATCGAAGGAATGTTGGCTGGTATCGGAGTTATCATCATACTGAAGCAACTACCACACGCTTTTGGTTATGACAGTGACTTTGAAGGAAATCACGGTTTTTCGCAATTGGACGGAGGAAACACTTTTTCGTCTTTATTCAACATATTGAATTACTTGCAATTAGGCTCCGTATTCATTGCAGCCTTGTCTTTGATCATTCTAATATCTTGGGATAAAGTTCCTTTTCTTAAAAAATTAAAATTGATTCCAGGAGCACTTATCGCTGTAATTCTTGGAGTTGTATTGAATGAGTTTTTTATAGCCACAGGAAGTTCTTTAGCCATCTCCAAAGAGCATTTGGTTTCTTTGCCAGTACCTTCGAGCTTTGAAGAATTTAAAGAAATCATAGTAACGCCCAATTTTTCGGGAATCACCAATCCAAAAGTCTGGATTGTTGGTCTGACCATTGCCATCGTGGCTTCAATAGAAACATTATTGTGTATTGAGGCATCCGACAGAATGGATGTGCACAAACGCTACACCGACACCAACGTGGAATTGAAAGCCCAAGGAATTGGAAACATCGTGAGTTCTCTTTTGGGAGGATTACCAATGACTTCGGTGGTGGTACGCTCTTCGGCTAACAACAATGCAGGAGCAAAATCTAAAATGTCAACCATAATACATGGTGTTCTTTTACTTATAAGCGTATTGACCATTCCGGTAATTTTGAATAAAATACCATTGGCAACACTGGCTGCCATATTATTGTTGGTTGGATATAAATTAGCCAAACCCGCCACATTCAAGCACTTTTGGAGCAATGGCAAATACCAGTTCGTACCTTTTATAGCCACATTTGCGGCAGTAGTCTTTTTGGACTTGTTAAAAGGAGTTGCTTTAGGAATGATTATCAGTGTTTTCGCCATCTTGAGAGGAAACATGAAAAGAGCTTACTACTTTAGAAAAGAAGAATATCATGACGGTGATGTAATTCATATCGATTTGGCCCAGGAGGTTTCTTTCTTGAACAAAGCTGCCATTAAATTAACATTAAGCAAAATTCCAGAAAATTCGAAAGTAATTATCAATGCTAAAAATACTGTTTATATTGCTCATGACGTTCTAGATTTAATTAAAGAATTCAAAAAAATCAGGGCCAAAGAAGAAAACATAAAAGTAAAACTCGTTGGATTCAAAAAAGAATATGAACTGGAGAACACAGGAGAAGAAGAGAAACACGTATTCGTTTCTCACACATAA